In a genomic window of Flavobacterium lipolyticum:
- a CDS encoding alpha/beta hydrolase-fold protein encodes MKTKEKLICLVLFIFQLMQAQSSKSEAIRFLDFTPVIDGKLDDKLINLKKKEFNHFFQFDNPAVTPTTVNYLLGYTATHLYLYIETKTDSITYRDRGFINGDGFKLLLAKRQNDSLTNEYYDIAFSPSKDKKYWARKRIWDYNRNQNHGKKLSRETRYEEISDNGTCGFEVLLAWKDIYPYHPWFSKQLGYNLYFAKAIPNNAANGYSVVKDEGIWDEEIPKRNFMPIVFEKPKKVNQSIIAAQLAKRNMQADEPLQLNLITIAKTALNKTIAVTIQNDSSKIFPDKKIKVGLKNKLQHKLVPFDSHNLKPGPYNFLIRSASDTIASYDFVIFPKFNFDSIRSQITRNPYHLQQGTINTLLFKTNEVQEHYNHLKSYENGKNVWKEYLQFETELNSFLKGTDPYIGILKPYRRAFQSKYDATFQPYTLKLPHDYNPAKKYPLLVFLHGSGQDEQTVLNQARSSGNFIEIAPFARDRYNCYDSEGSQNDIIEAIEDVLLYFSGDKNRIVIAGFSMGGYGALRTYYQHPEYYKGVAVFAGHPDLANEWLGAGHPNFLDDKFLIPFSKTPVFVYHGRKDGALPVAKAEELIHKLKSKGIFVTERIMEDKTHEYPDDETNSIYFEWLTKITEK; translated from the coding sequence ATGAAAACAAAAGAAAAACTGATCTGTCTGGTGCTGTTTATTTTTCAACTGATGCAGGCACAATCTTCAAAATCAGAAGCGATACGCTTTCTGGATTTCACTCCTGTTATTGACGGAAAGCTGGACGACAAACTAATAAATCTTAAAAAAAAGGAATTCAACCATTTTTTTCAGTTTGACAATCCTGCAGTCACACCCACTACAGTAAATTATCTGTTGGGCTATACTGCAACACATCTTTATTTATATATCGAAACTAAAACGGATAGTATTACTTATCGCGACAGAGGATTTATCAATGGGGACGGCTTTAAATTACTTCTCGCAAAACGTCAAAATGATTCACTTACAAACGAATACTACGACATTGCTTTCTCCCCTTCTAAAGACAAAAAATACTGGGCTCGAAAAAGAATCTGGGACTACAACCGAAACCAAAACCATGGTAAAAAACTAAGTCGCGAAACCCGATATGAAGAAATCTCTGATAATGGTACATGCGGTTTTGAGGTACTATTGGCATGGAAAGACATATATCCTTACCATCCCTGGTTTTCTAAACAACTAGGATATAATCTGTATTTTGCGAAAGCCATACCAAACAACGCTGCAAATGGCTACTCGGTTGTTAAGGATGAAGGAATCTGGGATGAAGAAATTCCAAAAAGGAATTTCATGCCAATCGTTTTTGAAAAGCCTAAAAAGGTAAATCAATCCATTATAGCAGCTCAACTGGCCAAAAGAAATATGCAGGCTGATGAACCTCTGCAATTAAACCTAATAACAATAGCAAAAACAGCTCTGAATAAAACCATTGCCGTTACGATCCAAAATGATTCTTCCAAAATATTTCCTGATAAAAAAATAAAGGTCGGTTTAAAAAACAAACTGCAGCATAAATTAGTACCCTTTGACTCTCATAATCTAAAACCGGGTCCTTATAATTTTCTCATTCGTTCAGCCTCTGATACAATTGCATCGTACGATTTTGTCATTTTTCCTAAGTTTAACTTCGACAGCATTCGTTCACAAATTACCCGAAATCCATACCATTTACAGCAAGGCACTATAAATACCCTGCTGTTTAAAACAAACGAAGTCCAAGAGCATTACAACCATTTGAAATCCTACGAAAACGGAAAAAATGTATGGAAAGAATATCTCCAATTTGAAACGGAATTGAATTCCTTTTTAAAAGGCACTGATCCTTACATAGGAATTTTAAAACCTTATCGAAGAGCCTTCCAATCAAAATACGATGCTACTTTTCAGCCTTACACCCTAAAATTACCGCATGACTATAATCCTGCAAAAAAATATCCTCTACTGGTTTTTCTTCATGGCAGCGGACAAGATGAACAGACGGTCTTAAATCAGGCCAGAAGCAGCGGTAATTTTATTGAGATTGCTCCGTTTGCCAGAGATAGGTATAATTGTTATGATTCTGAAGGTTCGCAAAATGATATTATTGAAGCCATTGAAGATGTACTGCTCTATTTTTCAGGTGATAAAAACAGAATCGTTATTGCCGGATTTTCTATGGGAGGTTATGGAGCCTTGCGAACCTACTATCAACATCCTGAATACTATAAAGGAGTAGCTGTTTTCGCAGGACATCCCGATTTGGCAAACGAGTGGCTGGGAGCAGGACATCCGAATTTTTTAGACGATAAATTTCTTATTCCTTTTTCAAAAACTCCGGTCTTTGTTTATCATGGAAGAAAAGACGGTGCTTTACCGGTTGCCAAAGCGGAAGAATTAATACACAAACTTAAATCGAAAGGAATCTTTGTAACCGAAAGAATAATGGAGGACAAAACTCATGAGTATCCTGATGACGAGACGAACAGTATCTATTTTGAGTGGCTGACCAAAATCACCGAAAAGTGA